The Solibacillus sp. FSL R7-0682 genome includes a window with the following:
- a CDS encoding class I SAM-dependent methyltransferase, with protein MKEIIDYYEQFDEWGRLDREPLEFHVNWHYIKKYLPVKGRILDNGAGPGKYSMALAKEGFRVTLTDLTPKLVEVAEAKAIELKLENQFSEFIVADARKLEQIEDEQFDATLMLGPMYHLQQEVDRIIALKELNRVTKKDGIVFVAFMPRTKHIFNSLINPENWRPNDSMIEIEQFSKSGCFNHSEVNRFTGAYYFDIDEIQPLMESQGFQCIQLIGSNIATSMTKESWNYWKLKGEEQKVLDLIIKKAADPYLLGMSSHLLYIGRKTK; from the coding sequence ATGAAGGAAATTATTGATTACTACGAGCAATTTGATGAATGGGGTAGATTGGACAGAGAACCACTCGAATTTCATGTGAATTGGCACTACATTAAAAAATACTTACCTGTTAAAGGAAGAATTTTAGACAATGGTGCTGGTCCTGGTAAATATTCAATGGCTCTAGCTAAAGAAGGCTTCCGTGTTACTTTGACTGATTTAACACCTAAATTAGTTGAAGTTGCCGAGGCAAAAGCAATTGAGCTAAAGTTAGAAAATCAATTTAGCGAATTTATAGTCGCAGATGCAAGAAAACTTGAACAAATTGAAGATGAACAATTTGATGCAACGCTCATGCTTGGCCCAATGTATCACCTTCAACAAGAAGTAGACCGTATAATAGCATTAAAGGAATTAAATCGAGTTACGAAAAAAGATGGCATTGTTTTTGTTGCGTTTATGCCAAGGACGAAGCATATTTTTAATTCCTTAATAAATCCAGAAAACTGGAGACCGAATGATAGCATGATAGAAATTGAGCAGTTTTCCAAATCTGGTTGCTTTAATCATTCAGAAGTAAATCGATTTACAGGCGCCTATTATTTTGACATTGACGAAATTCAACCTTTAATGGAATCGCAAGGTTTTCAATGTATCCAATTAATTGGCTCCAATATTGCTACAAGTATGACTAAGGAAAGCTGGAATTATTGGAAATTAAAAGGCGAAGAACAAAAAGTTCTTGATTTAATTATTAAGAAAGCTGCGGATCCATATTTATTAGGAATGTCTTCTCACTTACTTTATATTGGACGGAAAACGAAATAA
- a CDS encoding hydrolase — MLKKEETVLVLIDIQGKLAQIVDNSEFIIGNIATVVQGAKELQLPVLWLEQYPKGLGHTVETIAQHLTDQSPIEKITFSAYQTEEFVQALEQTGRKKVLLAGIETHICVYQTAADLLANGYVVEVLADCVSSRTATNSEIGLQKMMQLGATITSVEMALFEMQQIAKGDSFKAISRLVK, encoded by the coding sequence ATGCTAAAAAAAGAAGAAACAGTACTCGTGTTAATTGATATTCAGGGGAAGCTAGCACAAATTGTCGATAATAGCGAGTTTATAATAGGGAATATTGCAACAGTTGTACAAGGAGCGAAGGAATTACAACTCCCTGTTTTATGGTTAGAGCAATATCCAAAGGGGCTAGGTCATACAGTAGAGACTATCGCCCAGCATTTAACGGATCAATCACCAATTGAAAAAATTACATTCAGTGCCTACCAAACGGAGGAATTTGTCCAAGCACTTGAGCAAACAGGTCGTAAAAAGGTGTTACTTGCTGGCATTGAAACACATATTTGCGTCTATCAAACTGCAGCAGATTTACTAGCGAATGGCTATGTAGTAGAAGTGTTGGCAGATTGTGTGTCATCACGTACAGCAACCAATAGTGAAATCGGTCTTCAAAAAATGATGCAGCTCGGCGCAACGATTACAAGCGTTGAAATGGCTTTATTTGAAATGCAACAAATTGCTAAAGGGGACAGCTTTAAAGCGATTAGTAGGTTGGTGAAATAG
- the pheT gene encoding phenylalanine--tRNA ligase subunit beta, with protein sequence MLVSLKWLSQYVDFAELSAEKLAEKITRAGIEVDAVIDRAQGMTNVVVGHVVSKEKHPEADKLNVCQVDVGEEELQQIVCGAPNVDAGQKVIVARPGAKLPGGIKIKKAKLRGQESNGMICSLQELGIEGRLVPKAYAEGIYVLPADATPGVDALEVLGLRDTVLELGLTPNRSDAMSMLGVAYEVAAILSKEVKLPEITYATSSKKVSDVLKLRVENTEANPMYAAKVVKNIEVKESPLWLQHYLMAAGVRPHNNVVDITNYVLMEYGQPLHAFDYDKLATGEIVTRLAKDGEVITTLDDQERKLAAHNLVITNGIEAEAVAGVMGGAKSEVSDATTTVVIESAYFNPASVRRTSKDIGLRSDSSARFEKGVDPNRVLPAAERAAQLLAELAGGEVLEGTVLVDELDKTAARVVVSPDFINGRLGMKISLEDMLSILERLKFDVEAANGVLIIDAPTRRQDIKIQEDIVEEIARMYGYDEIPLSIPTSDQIGGLTTYQAGRRIVRNVMEGAGLYQAVTYSLTSASHSQKFALKAEETTKLLMPMSEDRSTLRQSLIPHLVEAASYNVARQAETVAFYEIGSVFLGQTAEELPFEEEHLALVLTGKWIDNTWQGEKKNVDFFVTKGIIEAVFAKLGLASRVSYVKAQLDGLHPGRTAEILLDGEKVGVIAQLHPQEQKAFDVKETYVAELNLHAILKATKDELFYSVVPRFPVMTRDIALELDVTTPAGEIVNIITGAGTSLLKDVKIFDVYAGEKMVAGKKSVAFSLKYFDPERTLTDEEVVTAHNKVLKALAEAGAEVR encoded by the coding sequence ATGTTAGTATCGTTAAAATGGTTAAGCCAATATGTAGATTTCGCAGAATTATCGGCGGAAAAATTAGCAGAAAAAATTACCCGTGCTGGGATTGAAGTAGATGCAGTAATCGATCGTGCGCAAGGCATGACAAATGTCGTTGTCGGTCACGTAGTATCAAAGGAAAAGCATCCAGAAGCAGATAAATTAAATGTATGTCAAGTAGACGTTGGTGAAGAGGAATTACAACAAATCGTTTGTGGTGCACCAAATGTCGATGCAGGTCAAAAAGTAATCGTTGCGCGTCCAGGTGCAAAACTTCCAGGTGGCATTAAAATTAAAAAAGCAAAATTACGTGGTCAAGAATCGAACGGTATGATTTGCTCATTACAAGAGCTTGGTATTGAAGGTCGTCTCGTACCAAAAGCTTACGCTGAAGGTATTTACGTATTACCAGCTGATGCTACACCTGGTGTGGATGCATTAGAAGTTCTAGGATTACGTGATACAGTGTTAGAACTAGGCTTAACACCAAACCGTTCAGACGCAATGAGCATGCTAGGAGTTGCTTATGAAGTGGCTGCGATTCTTTCAAAAGAAGTAAAGCTTCCTGAAATTACGTATGCAACATCTTCAAAAAAGGTTTCAGATGTATTAAAGCTACGTGTTGAAAATACAGAAGCAAATCCAATGTACGCTGCAAAAGTTGTAAAAAATATTGAAGTAAAAGAGTCTCCACTATGGTTACAACATTACTTAATGGCTGCTGGTGTACGTCCACATAACAATGTAGTAGATATTACAAACTACGTATTAATGGAATATGGTCAACCATTACACGCATTTGACTATGACAAGCTTGCAACAGGTGAAATCGTAACGCGATTAGCAAAAGACGGTGAAGTGATCACGACATTAGACGATCAGGAACGTAAATTAGCTGCTCACAACCTTGTCATTACGAATGGGATAGAAGCGGAAGCAGTTGCCGGTGTAATGGGTGGTGCAAAATCAGAGGTTTCAGATGCGACTACGACAGTAGTTATTGAATCGGCTTACTTCAACCCAGCATCCGTGCGTCGTACGTCAAAGGATATCGGCTTACGTTCAGATTCTTCTGCACGGTTTGAAAAGGGTGTTGACCCGAACCGTGTACTTCCAGCAGCTGAGCGCGCAGCACAATTACTTGCCGAATTAGCTGGTGGTGAAGTGTTAGAGGGTACAGTATTAGTTGATGAGCTAGATAAAACAGCTGCACGCGTTGTCGTATCTCCTGATTTTATTAATGGTCGTTTAGGAATGAAAATTTCTTTAGAAGATATGCTTTCGATTTTAGAACGCTTAAAATTCGATGTAGAGGCAGCAAATGGGGTATTAATTATCGATGCACCAACGCGTCGCCAAGATATTAAAATCCAAGAAGATATAGTAGAAGAAATCGCACGTATGTATGGCTATGATGAAATTCCTTTAAGCATTCCAACAAGTGATCAAATTGGTGGCTTAACTACGTATCAAGCAGGTCGTCGAATCGTACGTAATGTGATGGAAGGTGCAGGTCTTTATCAAGCCGTTACTTATTCATTAACTTCAGCAAGTCATTCACAAAAATTTGCCTTAAAAGCAGAAGAAACAACGAAATTATTAATGCCAATGTCGGAAGATCGCTCAACGTTACGTCAAAGCTTAATTCCACACTTAGTGGAAGCTGCAAGCTATAACGTAGCACGTCAAGCAGAAACAGTCGCATTTTATGAAATTGGTTCAGTGTTCCTTGGTCAAACTGCTGAAGAATTACCATTTGAAGAGGAGCATTTAGCCCTTGTATTAACAGGTAAATGGATTGATAATACATGGCAAGGTGAGAAGAAGAATGTAGATTTCTTCGTAACTAAAGGCATTATTGAAGCAGTATTTGCAAAACTTGGCTTAGCTTCTCGCGTGTCTTATGTGAAAGCTCAATTAGATGGCTTACACCCAGGTCGAACTGCAGAAATTTTGTTAGACGGTGAAAAGGTTGGGGTAATCGCTCAGCTTCACCCACAAGAGCAAAAAGCATTTGACGTAAAAGAAACATACGTAGCCGAGTTAAACTTACATGCCATTTTAAAGGCGACGAAAGATGAATTATTCTATTCTGTTGTGCCACGTTTCCCAGTTATGACACGTGACATCGCATTAGAGCTAGATGTTACAACGCCAGCAGGTGAAATCGTGAACATCATTACAGGTGCAGGAACTAGTCTATTGAAGGATGTAAAAATATTTGACGTTTATGCAGGTGAGAAAATGGTTGCCGGTAAAAAATCCGTTGCCTTCTCATTAAAATACTTCGATCCAGAGCGTACGCTTACGGATGAAGAAGTGGTGACAGCCCACAATAAAGTATTAAAAGCATTAGCAGAAGCTGGCGCGGAAGTACGATAA
- a CDS encoding YheC/YheD family protein, with the protein MTTIGMLHHRKDPETVLKSYAFAAVAKAEGVTFFYFSPRTVNFTTRKIQGKVLEDGVWQDRTMPFPDVIYNAGSPEKLAVSRNIIQKLKKEIPFTTHSIGNKWNITKRLLEAKEFATYLIPTETIKNIEQFYKNIQAYKKVVFKPIEGRKGKGIYFISRLVNGYEVQKDTVKERFSKEQLDKFLEEQLAEESFILQPYIQSTMKSGQVFDFRVHVQKNGEGKWVITTVYPRVAPIGSIVPNINNGGFTNYLDPFLQLEFKEQAFNIKRMLEHFGLSLARHLDDIQMVKFGEVIDEIGIDVGLDENHKLWIYEVNWRPGCPPAFYLELDVVRHTIQYAKYLAKHQHEVRQKISEAQNEISVVEKKETPIIAITGSAGKTTTKAFVASILSKKWKVFESKDYWNTTEHTKKHKELIDDSHEAVVLEYGMAYPGVITSHCSIIQPNISIVTNIGLAHVGNFDGDIKGVAKAKSELIQGMDQNGLLILNKDDDNSKHLLTEQFKGEIKTIGIQQKADYMAYDVEYKEDGMAFKVKLGGQELPVFIPILGEHHVYNALNAIALADLLGFSPMDIKAGLVFKKPPRRLTLYHCRDQITLIDDTVHSHPQGARAALDVLCAISKRRKIAIIGQMRELGDLREEEYRKLGAYISEKNIDQLITYGFRTEEIGQAAQENGMPASRIHHFINKDKLHELLKKLVRRGDTILVKGASKTNMFETIQYLDQQFKA; encoded by the coding sequence ATGACAACGATTGGCATGTTGCATCATCGGAAAGATCCCGAAACCGTGCTTAAATCGTATGCATTTGCAGCAGTAGCAAAGGCAGAGGGTGTAACATTTTTTTATTTTTCTCCAAGAACCGTTAACTTTACTACAAGAAAAATTCAAGGAAAAGTATTAGAAGATGGCGTCTGGCAAGACAGGACAATGCCTTTTCCCGATGTAATTTATAATGCGGGAAGTCCAGAGAAATTAGCTGTCTCAAGAAATATTATTCAAAAATTAAAAAAAGAAATTCCGTTTACAACTCATTCAATTGGAAATAAGTGGAACATTACGAAACGGTTACTCGAGGCAAAGGAATTTGCTACCTATTTAATACCGACGGAAACAATAAAAAATATAGAACAATTTTATAAAAATATTCAAGCTTATAAAAAGGTCGTATTTAAACCGATTGAAGGTCGTAAAGGAAAGGGCATTTATTTTATTTCTAGATTAGTAAATGGGTACGAGGTGCAAAAAGATACAGTAAAAGAACGTTTCTCTAAGGAGCAATTAGATAAGTTTTTAGAAGAGCAATTGGCGGAAGAATCATTTATTTTGCAGCCATACATCCAGTCGACGATGAAATCAGGGCAAGTGTTTGATTTCAGGGTTCATGTACAAAAAAACGGGGAGGGTAAATGGGTCATTACAACCGTATATCCACGGGTTGCACCGATTGGCTCGATCGTTCCAAATATAAACAATGGGGGCTTTACGAATTATTTAGATCCCTTTTTACAATTAGAATTTAAAGAACAGGCTTTTAACATTAAACGTATGCTTGAGCATTTTGGTCTGTCATTAGCGCGGCACCTAGATGACATTCAAATGGTAAAATTCGGAGAAGTTATCGATGAAATCGGTATTGATGTAGGCTTAGATGAAAATCATAAACTATGGATTTATGAGGTCAACTGGCGACCAGGGTGCCCACCAGCCTTTTATTTAGAATTAGATGTAGTTAGGCATACAATCCAATATGCCAAATATCTTGCGAAACATCAGCACGAAGTTAGACAAAAAATTAGCGAAGCACAAAATGAAATTTCAGTTGTAGAGAAGAAAGAGACACCGATTATCGCCATTACAGGGAGTGCAGGGAAAACGACAACGAAAGCATTTGTCGCATCGATTTTATCGAAGAAATGGAAGGTATTTGAGTCGAAAGATTACTGGAATACGACTGAGCATACGAAAAAGCATAAGGAGCTCATTGACGATTCCCATGAAGCTGTCGTACTAGAATACGGTATGGCATATCCAGGCGTTATTACAAGTCATTGTAGTATTATTCAACCTAATATAAGTATTGTCACAAATATTGGATTAGCTCATGTCGGCAATTTTGATGGAGATATTAAAGGAGTAGCTAAGGCGAAGTCAGAGCTTATACAAGGTATGGATCAAAACGGTTTACTTATTTTGAATAAAGATGACGACAATTCCAAGCATTTGTTAACCGAGCAATTTAAAGGGGAAATAAAAACAATCGGTATTCAACAAAAGGCGGATTATATGGCATATGACGTGGAGTATAAAGAGGATGGCATGGCGTTTAAAGTAAAACTTGGTGGTCAAGAGTTGCCAGTGTTTATTCCGATACTAGGAGAACATCATGTATATAACGCTTTAAACGCGATTGCTTTAGCAGATTTGTTAGGCTTTTCCCCAATGGATATTAAAGCTGGGCTAGTATTTAAAAAACCGCCAAGAAGACTTACACTTTATCATTGTCGGGACCAAATTACATTAATTGATGATACAGTACACTCACATCCACAAGGAGCAAGAGCAGCACTTGATGTACTATGTGCCATAAGTAAAAGGCGAAAAATTGCAATCATCGGGCAAATGCGGGAATTAGGTGATTTACGTGAAGAAGAATATCGTAAGTTAGGTGCCTATATTAGTGAGAAAAATATTGATCAATTAATTACGTACGGTTTCCGAACAGAGGAAATTGGGCAAGCGGCGCAAGAAAATGGAATGCCTGCCTCGCGCATCCACCATTTTATTAATAAAGATAAGTTACATGAACTGCTCAAAAAATTGGTGAGGAGAGGCGACACGATTTTAGTGAAAGGCGCGAGTAAAACGAATATGTTTGAAACAATTCAATATTTAGATCAACAATTTAAAGCATAA
- a CDS encoding nucleoside-diphosphate sugar epimerase: MLRLSWLISMGISLFGVMIIQHFFTVKPDDVAEAGNLGALGMALTAPFILLSLFITYRFLVESSRHARDQMMRLIYLVFGVALLVVMIYFAIDFKNEVYASLGGNTKTQGSQIYGFPVLNEYTNHVFINFYTFGVVHLISGIAGALVGLFKSTTSESAETSE, encoded by the coding sequence ATGCTACGTCTTAGTTGGCTCATTAGTATGGGCATTAGTTTATTTGGCGTTATGATTATTCAACACTTTTTCACAGTAAAGCCTGATGATGTGGCAGAGGCAGGAAATCTTGGCGCATTAGGGATGGCTCTTACTGCACCATTTATTCTTTTAAGCTTATTTATTACATACCGCTTCCTCGTCGAAAGCTCACGTCATGCACGGGATCAGATGATGCGATTAATTTATTTAGTATTTGGTGTTGCACTGCTTGTCGTCATGATTTACTTTGCCATTGATTTTAAAAATGAAGTGTATGCTTCCCTTGGTGGGAATACGAAAACCCAGGGCTCACAAATTTACGGCTTCCCTGTATTGAATGAATATACGAACCATGTATTTATTAACTTTTATACATTCGGTGTCGTACATTTGATTAGCGGTATTGCTGGTGCGCTTGTCGGACTGTTTAAGTCTACTACAAGCGAGAGCGCCGAAACTAGTGAATAA
- a CDS encoding sigma factor regulator N-terminal domain-containing protein has product MDQSIQRALKKAKIKQWLKIIIISFFVSIVLLIGMNRLGNYLSSIHHKNLHESLFLEHSITQPNINIDSQVTANSSMFGGNIVTNRSKNINGYLVPWSTLTSSYSWFGASIDYNELLPGYFSRGTTEYEYDKQTKQKVPTFYHPKIISYYDGVQNQLPELIKMDNHVAEVAISFKKPMTMEEVKKSIPDALNIVWLYMVSNIGDESKGPLGQPVYGYADNELSVEGFHTFIENLKLYDESQTNEMIQAYIKKNEQKPFSEVTVLGVMLTGRTESFKALLESEYIRGASIGVTVPIVPYIKPTK; this is encoded by the coding sequence ATGGATCAATCGATTCAAAGGGCATTAAAAAAGGCAAAAATAAAGCAATGGTTAAAAATTATTATTATCTCCTTCTTCGTTAGCATAGTGCTATTAATCGGTATGAATCGATTAGGCAATTATTTATCGTCGATTCATCATAAGAATTTACATGAGTCCTTATTTTTAGAGCATTCGATTACACAGCCGAATATCAATATTGACTCCCAAGTGACGGCTAACTCATCGATGTTTGGTGGGAATATTGTGACAAACCGATCAAAAAATATTAACGGATACCTTGTTCCATGGAGTACGTTAACAAGTTCCTACTCATGGTTTGGTGCATCTATTGACTATAATGAATTATTACCAGGTTATTTTTCCCGCGGTACGACAGAATATGAATACGATAAACAAACGAAGCAAAAGGTTCCAACGTTTTATCATCCTAAAATAATAAGTTATTATGACGGTGTTCAAAATCAATTGCCTGAGCTAATTAAAATGGACAATCATGTAGCAGAAGTAGCGATTTCTTTTAAAAAGCCTATGACAATGGAAGAAGTGAAAAAGAGTATCCCCGATGCCTTAAATATCGTATGGCTATACATGGTATCTAATATTGGAGATGAATCAAAGGGTCCTCTAGGGCAACCTGTTTATGGATATGCTGATAATGAGTTATCGGTAGAGGGGTTCCATACGTTCATCGAGAACCTTAAATTGTATGATGAAAGTCAAACAAATGAAATGATTCAGGCGTATATTAAAAAGAATGAGCAAAAGCCATTTTCTGAAGTAACTGTGTTGGGGGTTATGTTAACCGGAAGAACAGAAAGCTTTAAAGCACTATTAGAAAGTGAATATATTCGAGGTGCTTCTATCGGTGTGACGGTACCGATTGTTCCATATATTAAGCCTACAAAATAA
- a CDS encoding ECF transporter S component encodes MQKTSTNINTPTSTTRTFDLILSAMLIALVFVSTLFLNIRLPIAANGGLVHLGTAMLFIVSILFGPKKGAIAGALGMGLFDLVSGWTLWAPFTFIARGLQGYVVGKIAWSFNRQGDSLVLNIFAVIVSIPVMLAGYYVCEAVLFSSWMIPLASIPGNLVQNFVGIIIAIPVCIVLSRMKIFKKQ; translated from the coding sequence ATGCAAAAGACATCAACAAACATTAATACACCTACAAGTACTACACGTACATTTGATTTAATACTATCGGCAATGCTAATTGCACTTGTTTTCGTTTCAACTTTATTTCTAAATATTCGATTACCTATTGCTGCTAATGGGGGCTTAGTTCATTTAGGTACCGCTATGCTTTTTATCGTATCGATTTTATTCGGTCCTAAAAAAGGTGCTATAGCAGGGGCACTTGGTATGGGATTATTTGATTTAGTATCAGGATGGACATTATGGGCACCTTTCACATTTATCGCACGTGGTTTACAAGGATATGTAGTTGGAAAGATTGCTTGGTCATTTAACCGTCAAGGAGATAGTCTAGTCTTGAATATTTTTGCTGTAATTGTTTCAATTCCAGTTATGTTAGCAGGCTATTATGTTTGTGAGGCTGTTCTTTTTAGTAGCTGGATGATCCCACTTGCATCTATCCCAGGAAACCTTGTGCAAAATTTTGTAGGGATTATTATTGCAATTCCGGTTTGTATTGTGTTGTCTAGGATGAAAATTTTTAAGAAGCAATAA
- a CDS encoding RNA polymerase sigma factor, translated as MNKHDELTSYLLEIGGEVVRFLISKGATKEDAEDIIQNTFYKIYTMIDDLEEINLRPWFYRVAMNEFIDLKRKKHTKHLELSNQLQEKLVDTSNPMKKILDQDEIVSILKNIKPAYREIFMLKYYYDLSYEEIGQLLELQVENVKKKLHRARKTIQLELGGLQKWINRFKGH; from the coding sequence ATGAATAAGCATGATGAACTTACCTCCTATTTATTAGAAATAGGTGGTGAAGTAGTAAGATTTTTAATCTCAAAAGGCGCAACTAAAGAAGACGCTGAGGACATTATACAAAATACGTTTTATAAAATCTATACGATGATTGACGATTTAGAGGAAATCAATTTACGTCCATGGTTTTACCGGGTTGCAATGAATGAGTTTATTGATTTGAAACGAAAAAAGCATACAAAACATCTTGAACTAAGTAATCAGCTGCAGGAGAAATTGGTAGATACTTCTAATCCAATGAAAAAAATACTTGATCAAGATGAAATTGTTTCTATTTTAAAAAACATCAAACCAGCATACCGGGAAATATTTATGTTGAAATATTATTATGACTTATCATACGAAGAAATTGGACAATTACTTGAACTTCAAGTTGAAAACGTCAAAAAGAAATTGCATCGAGCAAGAAAAACAATTCAATTAGAACTTGGGGGGCTACAAAAATGGATCAATCGATTCAAAGGGCATTAA
- a CDS encoding RNA polymerase sigma factor — MDFEEIYQKYFNDVYLYMRSLALDENIAEEITQETFFKALKSIHQFDGKKDIRAWLFTIAKNTYFTHYKKQQRQISQIEESALDVQMVEHLADEEQAFTIHYYLHRMEDPYKEVFTLRTFGELSFEKIGQLFGKSDGWARVTFYRAKKKLIVQMEARQDERN, encoded by the coding sequence ATGGACTTTGAGGAAATCTATCAAAAGTATTTTAATGATGTCTATTTATATATGAGATCGTTGGCATTAGATGAAAATATTGCAGAAGAAATCACACAAGAAACATTTTTTAAAGCACTGAAGTCCATTCACCAATTTGACGGTAAAAAAGATATACGCGCCTGGCTGTTTACAATAGCGAAAAATACATATTTTACGCATTACAAAAAACAGCAGCGTCAAATTAGCCAAATAGAGGAATCGGCACTAGATGTCCAAATGGTAGAGCATTTAGCGGATGAAGAACAAGCTTTCACGATTCACTATTATTTACACAGGATGGAAGATCCCTATAAAGAAGTGTTTACACTTCGTACATTTGGCGAATTATCCTTTGAGAAAATAGGGCAGCTTTTTGGGAAAAGTGATGGATGGGCGAGAGTAACGTTTTATCGTGCAAAAAAGAAACTAATTGTGCAAATGGAGGCGAGACAAGATGAAAGAAATTAA
- a CDS encoding zf-HC2 domain-containing protein yields the protein MKEIKCTVIQDLLPIYVDDVVSEDTKELVNKHLKVCEACQKEYEQMTQTMYVPIEKNVTLFEKVNKKWNRKKILLIGGSFLTTVLLCLAVFSYIFHYKKTIPYSTDLFAIEQQEDGELVSNYFGKSHAGTHMTHPLKVEIDGETKNISLIYYVETIANSPTSNFLREDERIGPEQFMLPDSKNVDEVYYGEFDLEKVTITKEQTWDELLQEMTLIWEK from the coding sequence ATGAAAGAAATTAAATGTACAGTAATTCAAGATCTGTTACCTATTTATGTAGATGATGTTGTGAGTGAAGATACGAAAGAGTTAGTGAATAAGCATTTAAAAGTATGTGAAGCTTGTCAAAAGGAATATGAACAAATGACGCAAACAATGTATGTACCGATTGAAAAAAATGTGACGTTGTTTGAAAAGGTCAATAAAAAATGGAACCGAAAAAAAATCTTACTAATTGGTGGCTCTTTTCTTACAACAGTGCTCTTGTGTTTAGCAGTATTTTCATATATTTTTCATTACAAAAAAACGATCCCTTATTCGACCGATTTATTTGCAATTGAACAGCAAGAAGATGGGGAACTTGTTTCAAATTACTTTGGAAAAAGCCATGCAGGTACGCATATGACACATCCGTTGAAGGTTGAAATCGATGGGGAAACAAAAAATATAAGCTTAATCTATTATGTGGAAACAATTGCAAATTCACCTACGAGTAATTTTTTAAGAGAGGATGAAAGGATAGGTCCCGAGCAATTTATGCTACCCGATAGTAAAAATGTTGATGAAGTGTATTATGGAGAGTTTGATCTTGAAAAAGTAACGATCACAAAAGAGCAAACATGGGATGAACTTTTGCAAGAAATGACTTTAATTTGGGAGAAATAA